From a region of the Methanoculleus receptaculi genome:
- a CDS encoding ATP-dependent DNA helicase: MEIADLPLPAQLAASYTDHGIRELYPPQAACVEAGLFSGKNLLIAIPTASGKTLVAEMAMHHQVANGGKCLYIVPLRALASEKFEEFSGKGLRVGIATGDFDRRDEYLGRNDIIVATSEKVDSLLRNQTPWLSEISLLVIDEVHLIDDPSRGATLEMVITKLRHKNEGLQIIALSATIGNPGDLAGWLDAELVESDWRPVELREGAFLLDTIHFTDSIRRIERRSKHEDLDLVLDTVAEGGQCLVFVSSRKNAEAFAKRAASGLKLSNPILAGYADWIRSNATTDMGRTLAACVGMGAAFHHAGLPREERQIVEQGFREGQIKVIASTPTLAAGLNLPARRVIIRDYLRFNAGEGMVPIPVREYRQMAGRAGRPHLDPYGEAILIAKSDDMVDELFDCYIEAPPEDVRSRCADEAILCTHVLSLIATGFARERNEVLGFMDGTFYANQGENPLALKRVVDRVLDFLLEAEMITDVGGWLEATEYGSLVSRLYIDPRSAELIVTAMTGRKEYTEIGLLHLLCSTPDMSTLYVRQKDIYLLDRFLADHQDELWLEIPWDGGEGFDRSLKTALLLADWVNETGEDTICERYNVGPGDIHGMVESVTWLVHAAQRLAGLFAPHLLHPIEEMELRVQHGVRREVLPLIRLRGIGRVRARRLFNNGIDSIEALRAAGPERVGNILGSGIAARIFEQLDGGGGEIGEPAETQSTLSRFG, encoded by the coding sequence ATGGAGATAGCCGACCTCCCTCTCCCGGCGCAACTTGCAGCCAGTTACACCGACCACGGGATCAGAGAGTTATACCCGCCGCAGGCGGCCTGCGTCGAGGCAGGGCTTTTCTCGGGCAAAAACCTCCTCATCGCCATCCCCACCGCGAGCGGAAAGACCCTGGTAGCCGAGATGGCGATGCACCACCAGGTGGCAAATGGCGGTAAATGCCTCTACATAGTTCCACTCCGGGCTCTGGCAAGCGAGAAGTTCGAAGAGTTCTCGGGGAAAGGGCTCCGTGTCGGGATCGCCACAGGGGACTTCGACCGGCGGGACGAGTACCTGGGGCGAAACGATATCATAGTTGCAACAAGCGAGAAGGTCGACTCACTCCTGCGTAACCAAACACCCTGGCTCTCGGAGATCAGCCTCCTGGTTATCGATGAGGTTCACCTGATCGACGACCCATCCCGGGGAGCGACGCTTGAGATGGTTATTACAAAACTCCGGCATAAAAACGAGGGGCTGCAGATCATCGCCCTCTCGGCGACCATCGGAAACCCGGGGGATCTCGCCGGATGGCTGGACGCCGAACTCGTAGAGAGCGACTGGCGGCCGGTCGAACTCCGGGAGGGGGCCTTCCTTCTCGACACTATCCACTTCACCGACAGCATCCGCCGGATCGAGCGCAGGAGCAAACACGAGGACCTGGACCTTGTCCTCGACACGGTTGCTGAGGGGGGGCAGTGTCTGGTCTTTGTCAGTTCCCGCAAGAACGCGGAGGCGTTTGCAAAACGCGCAGCATCGGGACTTAAACTTTCAAACCCCATCCTTGCCGGATACGCAGACTGGATCCGCTCGAACGCCACAACCGATATGGGGAGGACGCTGGCCGCCTGTGTGGGTATGGGTGCGGCGTTCCATCACGCTGGGCTTCCACGGGAAGAGCGCCAGATCGTCGAGCAGGGGTTCAGGGAGGGGCAGATCAAGGTGATTGCCTCCACCCCTACCCTCGCCGCCGGGCTGAATCTCCCTGCAAGAAGGGTTATCATCCGCGACTACCTCCGGTTCAACGCCGGCGAGGGTATGGTCCCCATCCCCGTCCGGGAGTACCGGCAGATGGCCGGACGTGCCGGGCGGCCGCACCTCGACCCTTACGGCGAGGCCATCCTGATCGCGAAGTCCGACGATATGGTCGACGAACTCTTTGATTGTTACATCGAGGCACCACCGGAGGATGTCCGGAGTCGCTGTGCCGATGAGGCTATCCTATGCACTCACGTACTCTCGCTCATCGCGACGGGTTTTGCCCGCGAACGTAACGAGGTTCTGGGTTTCATGGACGGTACGTTCTATGCAAACCAGGGCGAGAACCCACTCGCATTAAAGAGGGTCGTCGATCGGGTGCTCGACTTCCTGCTGGAAGCCGAGATGATCACCGATGTTGGAGGATGGCTCGAGGCCACGGAGTATGGTTCTCTCGTCTCCCGCCTCTACATCGACCCCAGGAGCGCCGAGTTGATCGTGACAGCGATGACCGGCCGGAAGGAGTACACCGAGATCGGGCTCCTGCATCTACTCTGCTCGACACCGGATATGTCGACGCTCTATGTTAGGCAGAAAGATATCTACCTCCTCGACCGGTTCCTGGCCGACCACCAGGACGAACTCTGGCTGGAGATCCCGTGGGACGGCGGCGAGGGGTTCGACCGGAGCCTCAAGACCGCGCTCCTCCTCGCCGACTGGGTCAACGAGACGGGGGAGGATACGATCTGCGAACGCTACAACGTCGGCCCGGGGGACATCCACGGGATGGTGGAGAGCGTGACATGGCTGGTCCATGCAGCCCAACGCCTGGCGGGCCTCTTTGCCCCGCACCTTCTGCACCCCATCGAGGAGATGGAACTCCGTGTCCAGCACGGTGTCAGGAGGGAGGTCCTCCCACTCATCAGGCTCCGCGGGATCGGGAGGGTCCGCGCCCGCCGGCTTTTCAACAACGGGATCGACTCGATCGAGGCGCTCCGTGCGGCGGGACCCGAGAGGGTTGGGAACATCCTTGGGAGCGGGATCGCCGCCCGGATCTTCGAGCAACTAGATGGTGGCGGCGGGGAGATCGGGGAGCCGGCTGAAACGCAGTCGACGCTCTCCAGGTTTGGGTGA
- the cgi121 gene encoding KEOPS complex subunit Cgi121 translates to MRGVRCEIYTAVFTVEDTREFLNNVRKVADDCGTNIILFDAGRLAGREHVEAALLHAWRAWESGDAVSNSFEMETLLYAAGTRQCHLAGSYGVHTGENHAYVAICPPAPGARERLADLVEFVDTDPEEGIDPAKRERLAELFGITPEEIGVVGEERFRELVLERVALLEVYR, encoded by the coding sequence ATGAGAGGGGTGCGATGTGAGATCTACACCGCGGTCTTCACCGTTGAGGATACCAGAGAGTTCTTAAACAACGTTCGGAAGGTCGCCGATGATTGTGGAACAAACATCATCCTCTTTGACGCTGGGCGTCTGGCGGGGCGCGAGCATGTGGAGGCGGCGCTCCTGCACGCCTGGCGGGCCTGGGAGAGCGGTGATGCGGTATCAAACTCGTTTGAGATGGAAACCCTCCTCTACGCCGCGGGGACACGACAGTGCCACCTGGCCGGGTCATATGGTGTCCACACCGGTGAGAACCACGCCTATGTTGCCATCTGCCCCCCGGCACCCGGTGCCAGGGAGAGGCTTGCCGATCTCGTGGAGTTTGTTGATACGGACCCGGAGGAGGGGATCGATCCCGCGAAACGCGAGCGTCTTGCGGAACTTTTCGGTATCACCCCCGAGGAGATAGGTGTGGTCGGCGAGGAGCGGTTCCGCGAACTGGTGCTCGAACGGGTGGCCCTCCTTGAGGTCTACCGCTGA
- a CDS encoding MogA/MoaB family molybdenum cofactor biosynthesis protein, giving the protein MDKSHYKPITVTAAVITVSSTRNSETDTSGKVLIDLLTGAGIEVTHYALIPDDRERIRAEVSGALSRANCVLVTGGTGLTPDDVTIEAIAPLLEKTIDGFGELFRLKSYEEVGTAAILSRAIAGVIEGRAVFCIPGSTGAVTLAAREIIIPEIRHILSHASSKPQR; this is encoded by the coding sequence ATGGACAAGAGTCACTATAAACCAATCACAGTGACCGCCGCGGTTATAACAGTCTCCTCGACCCGGAACTCCGAGACCGATACCAGCGGGAAGGTTCTCATCGACCTCCTTACCGGCGCAGGCATTGAGGTGACCCACTATGCCCTGATCCCGGACGACCGGGAAAGGATCCGCGCGGAGGTCAGCGGAGCGCTATCACGTGCAAACTGTGTTCTCGTTACCGGGGGTACCGGTCTCACGCCGGACGATGTCACGATAGAAGCCATCGCGCCGCTGCTAGAGAAGACGATCGACGGTTTTGGGGAACTTTTCAGACTGAAGAGTTACGAAGAGGTGGGGACGGCCGCTATACTCTCACGTGCGATCGCCGGGGTTATCGAGGGCCGCGCGGTCTTCTGCATCCCGGGGTCGACCGGAGCCGTGACCCTTGCCGCGCGGGAGATCATCATCCCGGAGATCAGGCATATCCTCAGCCACGCCTCGAGCAAACCTCAGCGGTAG